The Clostridiaceae bacterium HFYG-1003 genome includes a window with the following:
- a CDS encoding transposase has product MARPTDSNSPYRVSIHHNNGYHYASTQPARVNPKTGKREYRHVYWGTVTDDLKFIPGKNYLLESIEERGKLIFPEGWDLSEIDKLSGRRKAGRPVIESQDENRLYGDIWLLEKIAEQTGLRFDLMSTFDGDKEKVDTLMTLALYLLCGRETYNQLASWQRIAKTPWAKPLSSPYITRFTQSITEQDRMAFLRLRARRLHDNELCAVDSTSCSSYGHSLADIHYGRNKEQLPLPQTLEVVVYTLDGHMPVYYRSFAGNTPDSRSLAVILKDLKQAGMKRIILITDRGYESIRNLELYIDQQQRMIMGTKTGQKHVRQLIDEFGNFGHHPEGMQVDPEERIYYLQKDMDYQIEGQRDNLKKADNLKLNLYFDPIRRGNELTDLDIALAAQKEALEASLVNQIPLDDDETLKQVYRFYRLKYNAKTRILEDFSLDETKVIRCRREAGFFANTTHGLDMDALSANRHYRLRDEQEKYFALMKGVLGADRQRTSTETGKIGRSFILFVAQIMGCYLSHVRKTKLGEQFHSVADVLNEMRPIRYIEHPNTKAYITPFVGKQVDICEALGFEIPEGCAPDYVVKKTNKGKRGRPRKNQLVVKE; this is encoded by the coding sequence ATGGCTCGTCCCACGGATTCTAACAGCCCTTACCGGGTATCGATTCATCACAATAATGGATACCACTATGCCAGTACACAGCCGGCCAGAGTGAACCCAAAGACCGGAAAACGGGAATACCGTCACGTTTATTGGGGGACGGTAACAGATGATCTTAAGTTTATTCCGGGAAAGAATTATCTTCTGGAGTCTATTGAGGAACGAGGTAAACTCATCTTCCCGGAAGGATGGGATCTAAGTGAAATTGACAAACTGTCAGGACGACGGAAGGCGGGAAGGCCGGTTATTGAAAGTCAGGATGAGAACCGGCTCTATGGCGACATATGGCTGTTGGAGAAGATTGCGGAACAGACCGGCCTGAGATTCGACCTAATGAGCACATTTGATGGGGACAAGGAAAAAGTTGATACCCTCATGACATTGGCCCTCTATCTTCTTTGTGGACGAGAGACCTATAACCAGCTGGCTTCCTGGCAGCGCATAGCCAAGACCCCCTGGGCAAAGCCACTCTCTTCTCCGTATATTACCAGGTTTACCCAGTCCATTACAGAGCAGGATCGCATGGCGTTCTTGCGTCTGCGGGCACGCCGACTCCACGACAATGAGCTGTGTGCCGTCGATTCCACAAGCTGTTCCAGCTACGGACACTCGCTGGCGGATATCCATTACGGGCGGAACAAAGAACAACTGCCCCTTCCACAGACCCTGGAAGTAGTAGTCTACACCCTGGATGGCCACATGCCAGTCTATTATCGAAGCTTTGCCGGAAACACCCCTGACTCCCGAAGCCTGGCCGTGATCCTGAAGGATTTGAAACAGGCTGGCATGAAACGAATTATCCTGATCACTGACCGGGGGTATGAATCGATCCGCAATCTGGAACTATACATCGACCAGCAGCAACGCATGATCATGGGAACCAAAACCGGCCAGAAACACGTTCGTCAGTTGATCGATGAATTCGGAAACTTCGGCCACCACCCGGAGGGTATGCAAGTGGATCCGGAGGAACGGATCTACTATCTGCAGAAAGATATGGATTACCAGATCGAAGGGCAGCGTGACAACCTTAAGAAAGCAGATAATCTGAAACTGAACCTGTACTTTGATCCCATCCGCCGAGGCAATGAACTGACGGATCTGGACATTGCTCTGGCAGCTCAAAAAGAAGCCTTGGAAGCGTCCCTTGTTAACCAAATCCCCTTGGATGATGATGAAACGCTGAAACAGGTCTACCGGTTTTATCGGTTGAAGTATAATGCGAAAACTCGAATCCTGGAGGACTTCAGCCTGGATGAGACCAAGGTCATCCGGTGTCGGCGAGAAGCAGGTTTCTTTGCCAACACGACCCATGGTTTGGACATGGATGCGTTGAGTGCTAACCGGCATTACAGGCTGCGGGATGAACAGGAGAAGTATTTTGCCCTGATGAAAGGGGTCCTGGGAGCCGACCGCCAGCGTACATCAACGGAAACTGGAAAAATTGGTCGTTCCTTTATTCTCTTTGTTGCCCAGATCATGGGCTGTTACCTAAGCCATGTCCGCAAAACAAAGCTGGGCGAACAGTTTCATTCGGTAGCGGATGTGTTAAACGAGATGAGGCCGATTCGCTATA